A genomic window from Camelina sativa cultivar DH55 chromosome 2, Cs, whole genome shotgun sequence includes:
- the LOC104722842 gene encoding cytochrome P450 89A2-like: MEIWLLILASLSISLLLNLLLLRLRDSSSLPLPPDPNFFPFVGTLQWLRQGLGGLDSYLRSVHNRLGPIITLRITSRPAIFVADRSLAHQALVLNGAVFADRPPAPPVSKIVSSNQHNISSCLYGATWRLLRRNLTSEILHPSRVGSYTHARRWVLEILFDRFRKNRGEEPILVVDHLHYAMFALLVLMCFGDKLDEKQIKQVEYVQRRQLLGFTRFNILNLWPKFTKLILRKRWEEFFQMRREQHDVLLPLIRARRKIVEERKKRSPEEEEDNKEYVQSYVDTLLDVELPDEKRKLNEDEIVSLCSEFLNAGTDTTATALQWIMANLVKNPNIQRRLYEEIKSVVGEEEAKEVEEEDAQKMPYLKAVVLEGLRRHPPGHFVLPHSVTEDTVLGGYKVPKKGTINFMVAEIGRDPKVWEEPMAFNPERFIGAQEESVDITGSRGIKMMPFGAGRRICPGIGLAMLHLEYYVANMVREFEWKEVQGHEVDLTEKLEFTVVMKHPLKALAVPRRSY; encoded by the coding sequence ATGGAGATATGGTTACTCATTTTGGCCTCTCTCTCCATATCTCTCCTtctcaatctcctcctccttcgtCTCCGTGACTCTTCCTCTCTTCCGTTACCACCTGACCCTAACTTCTTCCCTTTCGTTGGAACCCTCCAGTGGCTCCGGCAAGGCTTAGGTGGTCTCGACAGCTATCTCCGCTCCGTCCACAACCGTCTAGGTCCAATCATCACTCTCCGCATCACTTCCCGCCCCGCCATCTTCGTCGCCGATCGTTCTCTCGCTCACCAGGCTCTAGTCTTGAACGGCGCCGTTTTCGCTGATCGTCCACCGGCGCCTCCGGTCAGCAAGATCGTTTCTAGCAACCAACATAACATCAGCTCTTGTTTGTACGGAGCCACGTGGCGGCTTCTCCGCCGTAATCTCACCTCTGAGATTCTCCACCCGTCGCGCGTGGGATCTTACACTCACGCGCGGCGGTGGGTTCTTGAGATCCTCTTTGATCGATTTCGTAAGAACAGAGGTGAAGAACCGATCCTTGTGGTTGATCATCTTCACTATGCAATGTTTGCACTTCTTGTCCTCATGTGTTTTGGTGATAAGCTCGACGAGAAGCAAATCAAACAGGTGGAATATGTTCAGAGGAGACAGCTTCTTGGGTTTACTAGGTTCAACATCCTTAATCTCTGGCCTAAGTTCACTAAACTGATTCTGCGAAAGAGATGGGAAGAGTTTTTCCAGATGAGGAGAGAGCAGCACGACGTTTTGCTTCCGCTGATTCGTGCTCGGAGGAAGATTGttgaagagaggaagaagagatcaccagaggaagaggaagacaacAAAGAGTATGTACAGTCATATGTTGATACTCTGCTCGATGTGGAGCTTCCAGATGAGAAGAGGAAGTTGAACGAGGACGAGATTGTGAGTTTGTGCTCTGAGTTTCTCAATGCCGGGACTGATACAACAGCCACGGCGCTGCAGTGGATCATGGCCAACCTCGTCAAGAACCCGAATATCCAGAGGAGACTGTACGAGGAGATCAAAAGCGTAGttggggaagaagaagcgaaggaagtggaagaagaagacgcgcAGAAGATGCCGTATCTCAAGGCGGTGGTGCTGGAGGGTCTCCGGAGGCATCCTCCGGGACACTTTGTGCTACCGCATAGTGTCACGGAAGACACCGTATTGGGAGGGTACAAGGTTCCGAAGAAGGGGACGATTAATTTCATGGTGGCAGAGATAGGGAGGGATCCAAAGGTGTGGGAGGAACCAATGGCGTTCAACCCGGAGAGGTTTATTGGGGCCCAAGAAGAATCGGTGGACATAACCGGCAGCAGGGGGATAAAGATGATGCCGTTTGGAGCTGGAAGGAGGATATGTCCAGGGATTGGGCTAGCAATGCTGCATCTCGAGTATTATGTGGCGAATATGGTGAGGGAGTTTGAGTGGAAAGAGGTCCAAGGTCATGAGGTTGACTTGACTGAGAAGCTCGAGTTCACCGTCGTCATGAAACACCCGCTTAAGGCTCTTGCTGTGCCTAGGAGAAGTTACTAG